A window of the Helianthus annuus cultivar XRQ/B chromosome 4, HanXRQr2.0-SUNRISE, whole genome shotgun sequence genome harbors these coding sequences:
- the LOC110936071 gene encoding perakine reductase isoform X1, with the protein MATNKSTIEMPRVKLGNQGLEVSRLGYGCMGLTGTYNNPLSVEEGIKVLKEAFNKGITFFDTADVYGADHANELLIGKLLKELPRDKIQLATKFGIFKIEPTKVTVKGTPEYARSCCEGSLKRLGVDYIDLYYIHRIDTTVPIEDTMEELKKMVEEGKIKYIGLSEANADTIRRAHAVHPITALQMEYSLWTREIEDELIPLCRELGIGIVPYSPVGRGFFGGKAIKEQLPANSFLQLNPRFTGENLTKNKNIYDRVEAIAEKHGCSTAQLALAWVLHQGNDVVPIPGTTKIKNLEENVNSVNVKLTKEEIEEISNAVPLDEVAGSKINEALLLVSWKFANTPPKNSNRSS; encoded by the exons ATGGCGACGAACAAATCAACAATCGAGATGCCTAGAGTGAAGCTCGGTAATCAGGGGCTTGAG GTCTCAAGATTAGGTTATGGGTGCATGGGCCTTACCGGCACATATAATAATCCACTCTCTGTGGAAGAAGGCATCAAAGTGCTCAAGGAAGCTTTTAACAAAGGGATTACATTCTTTGATACTGCTGATGTATACGGGGCAGACCATGCTAACGAGTTACTCATTGGAAAG CTATTAAAGGAATTGCCTCGAGATAAGATCCAATTAGCGACAAAATTTGGTATTTTCAAAATTGAGCCCACCAAGGTTACAGTCAAAGGTACCCCTGAATACGCGCGTTCTTGTTGTGAGGGTAGCCTAAAGCGATTAGGTGTGGACTACATTGATCTCTATTACATACATAGAATCGATACAACTGTTCCTATAGAGGACACT ATGGAAGAGCTTAAAAAGATGGTGGAAGAAGGTAAAATCAAGTACATTGGGCTATCTGAAGCTAATGCCGACACGATTAGGAGAGCTCACGCAGTTCATCCTATCACTGCTTTACAGATGGAATATTCCCTTTGGACTCGCGAGATTGAAGACGAACTAATTCCATTGTGCAG ggAACTCGGAATAGGCATTGTGCCATATAGTCCCGTAGGCCGGGGATTTTTCGGGGGCAAAGCGATAAAGGAGCAACTTCCTGCAAATAGTTTTTTG CAATTGAATCCGAGGTTTACGGGGGAGAACCTTACCAAAAATAAGAATATTTATGATCGAGTAGAAGCAATTGCGGAAAAGCATGGATGTTCCACTGCTCAGCTTGCTCTTGCATGGGTTCTCCATCAAGGAAATGATGTAGTTCCGATTCCTG GCACAACCAAGATTAAGAATCTTGAAGAGAATGTTAATTCGGTTAATGTGAAACTTACAAAAGAGGAAATAGAGGAGATTAGTAATGCAGTGCCTTTGGATGAAGTTGCTGGTTCCAAAATTAACGAGGCGCTTCTGCTCGTCTCATGGAAGTTTGCAAATACACCACCAAAAAACAGCAACCGATCATCATGA
- the LOC110936071 gene encoding perakine reductase isoform X2, with the protein MATNKSTIEMPRVKLGNQGLEVSRLGYGCMGLTGTYNNPLSVEEGIKVLKEAFNKGITFFDTADVYGADHANELLIGKLLKELPRDKIQLATKFGIFKIEPTKVTVKGTPEYARSCCEGSLKRLGVDYIDLYYIHRIDTTVPIEDTMEYSLWTREIEDELIPLCRELGIGIVPYSPVGRGFFGGKAIKEQLPANSFLQLNPRFTGENLTKNKNIYDRVEAIAEKHGCSTAQLALAWVLHQGNDVVPIPGTTKIKNLEENVNSVNVKLTKEEIEEISNAVPLDEVAGSKINEALLLVSWKFANTPPKNSNRSS; encoded by the exons ATGGCGACGAACAAATCAACAATCGAGATGCCTAGAGTGAAGCTCGGTAATCAGGGGCTTGAG GTCTCAAGATTAGGTTATGGGTGCATGGGCCTTACCGGCACATATAATAATCCACTCTCTGTGGAAGAAGGCATCAAAGTGCTCAAGGAAGCTTTTAACAAAGGGATTACATTCTTTGATACTGCTGATGTATACGGGGCAGACCATGCTAACGAGTTACTCATTGGAAAG CTATTAAAGGAATTGCCTCGAGATAAGATCCAATTAGCGACAAAATTTGGTATTTTCAAAATTGAGCCCACCAAGGTTACAGTCAAAGGTACCCCTGAATACGCGCGTTCTTGTTGTGAGGGTAGCCTAAAGCGATTAGGTGTGGACTACATTGATCTCTATTACATACATAGAATCGATACAACTGTTCCTATAGAGGACACT ATGGAATATTCCCTTTGGACTCGCGAGATTGAAGACGAACTAATTCCATTGTGCAG ggAACTCGGAATAGGCATTGTGCCATATAGTCCCGTAGGCCGGGGATTTTTCGGGGGCAAAGCGATAAAGGAGCAACTTCCTGCAAATAGTTTTTTG CAATTGAATCCGAGGTTTACGGGGGAGAACCTTACCAAAAATAAGAATATTTATGATCGAGTAGAAGCAATTGCGGAAAAGCATGGATGTTCCACTGCTCAGCTTGCTCTTGCATGGGTTCTCCATCAAGGAAATGATGTAGTTCCGATTCCTG GCACAACCAAGATTAAGAATCTTGAAGAGAATGTTAATTCGGTTAATGTGAAACTTACAAAAGAGGAAATAGAGGAGATTAGTAATGCAGTGCCTTTGGATGAAGTTGCTGGTTCCAAAATTAACGAGGCGCTTCTGCTCGTCTCATGGAAGTTTGCAAATACACCACCAAAAAACAGCAACCGATCATCATGA
- the LOC110936071 gene encoding perakine reductase isoform X3 — translation MATNKSTIEMPRVKLGNQGLELLKELPRDKIQLATKFGIFKIEPTKVTVKGTPEYARSCCEGSLKRLGVDYIDLYYIHRIDTTVPIEDTMEELKKMVEEGKIKYIGLSEANADTIRRAHAVHPITALQMEYSLWTREIEDELIPLCRELGIGIVPYSPVGRGFFGGKAIKEQLPANSFLQLNPRFTGENLTKNKNIYDRVEAIAEKHGCSTAQLALAWVLHQGNDVVPIPGTTKIKNLEENVNSVNVKLTKEEIEEISNAVPLDEVAGSKINEALLLVSWKFANTPPKNSNRSS, via the exons ATGGCGACGAACAAATCAACAATCGAGATGCCTAGAGTGAAGCTCGGTAATCAGGGGCTTGAG CTATTAAAGGAATTGCCTCGAGATAAGATCCAATTAGCGACAAAATTTGGTATTTTCAAAATTGAGCCCACCAAGGTTACAGTCAAAGGTACCCCTGAATACGCGCGTTCTTGTTGTGAGGGTAGCCTAAAGCGATTAGGTGTGGACTACATTGATCTCTATTACATACATAGAATCGATACAACTGTTCCTATAGAGGACACT ATGGAAGAGCTTAAAAAGATGGTGGAAGAAGGTAAAATCAAGTACATTGGGCTATCTGAAGCTAATGCCGACACGATTAGGAGAGCTCACGCAGTTCATCCTATCACTGCTTTACAGATGGAATATTCCCTTTGGACTCGCGAGATTGAAGACGAACTAATTCCATTGTGCAG ggAACTCGGAATAGGCATTGTGCCATATAGTCCCGTAGGCCGGGGATTTTTCGGGGGCAAAGCGATAAAGGAGCAACTTCCTGCAAATAGTTTTTTG CAATTGAATCCGAGGTTTACGGGGGAGAACCTTACCAAAAATAAGAATATTTATGATCGAGTAGAAGCAATTGCGGAAAAGCATGGATGTTCCACTGCTCAGCTTGCTCTTGCATGGGTTCTCCATCAAGGAAATGATGTAGTTCCGATTCCTG GCACAACCAAGATTAAGAATCTTGAAGAGAATGTTAATTCGGTTAATGTGAAACTTACAAAAGAGGAAATAGAGGAGATTAGTAATGCAGTGCCTTTGGATGAAGTTGCTGGTTCCAAAATTAACGAGGCGCTTCTGCTCGTCTCATGGAAGTTTGCAAATACACCACCAAAAAACAGCAACCGATCATCATGA